CACTTCACGGCGACCGGAAGCTACCGCGGCGAGTGGGGCACGGCCGGGGCCGGCGACGGCGAGTTTAAGAACCCGCTCGGCATCGCCGCCGCCCCGAGCGGGAACCTCTACGTCGTCGACTCGTTCAACCACCGCGTCCAATACTTCACCTCCAGCGGCAGCTTCCTCGGCAAGTGGGGCGCGGAGGGGACCGCCGACGGTCGGTTCAGATATCCCGAGGGGGTGGCCGTCGCGCCGAACGGGACCGTCTACGTGGTCGACGCCGGCAACAACCGCGTCCAGCGCTTCAACGCCGCGGGGAGCTTTCTGGCCAAATGGGGCTCCACCGGGACCGGCGACGGCAAGTTCCTCTTTCCGCGGGGCGTCGCCGTCGCCCCCAACGGCCGCGTCTACGTCGCGGACAGCACCAACCGCCGCGTCCAGTACTTCACCGCGGCCGGCAGCTTCCTCGGGAAGTGGGGTTCGTACGGGACCGCCGCGGGCCAGTTCACGCTGCCGGTGGGGATAGCGGTCTCGCCGCGGCCGTACGTCTTCGTAACGGACCGCCACCGCATGCAGTTCTTCACGCCGACCGGGAGTTACGTGGGCGAGTGGGGACAGCGGGGCGAGGGCCCGGGCGAGTTCACGGACCCGGTGGCCGCGGCGTTCCCCTCGGACGCGCGGGTTTACGTCGCGGACCTCCGTAATGCCCGCGTCCAGTACTTCGAATGTGGTAACCCGGCGGTGGTCCCGGCGTCGTTGGGGAGGGTTAAGGCGTTGTTCCGATAATCGTCGGCGCGAGAATATAAAAGGCCGCCCTTCCGGGCGGCCTTCGTTCAGGAGGGAGAAAGGAGATTAAGGGTTCGCGACACAAGACCCGAACGTGAAAGCGTACAAAGAGACGCCCGGCCGCGTCGGATGCAGCGATAACTCGCCGGCGTCGTACTTCTCGGCGTCGAGCAGCCGGTACATCTTGCCCACGGAGACGTCGACGTACGCCCGGCCGTCGTCGAAGGCGACGTCGGCGCCGGCATCGCTTTCCGCGAGCGGCTCGCCGTCCCTGTATACGTAGACGCGCGCCGTTTCGCCCGGCGGCGCCGCCATAACGGCGTTTATCTCGTTGGCTTTATAAGGTAACAAGAGGTAATTCTCGGCCGGCGCGTTATTTTCGCCTTCGAACGTCGCCTGTTCTTCGCCCAGGCGCCATTTCCCGCTTAGGTATAGCCGACCTTCGACGTGTTCGTCCTCGTCGGCGTACGAGCGCGCTTCGTCCCGCGCGACCGGCTCCACGTTCCCGTACCGGCCGCGGCCGTAGCCGCAGTAAAGCTCGGGCGTGCGGGGGTAGCAGAGGGCGCCCGGCGCGTCCGCGGCTCGAGCCGGCGCCATTACCGGCGGCAGCTCCGCGTCCGGGTACTCCTCGCGAACGAGTTTTTGCAGGAGCTCCTCGGTCTCGGCGTAGCCGCCCTCGCCGA
The genomic region above belongs to bacterium and contains:
- a CDS encoding redoxin family protein; this translates as MRKTLIPLLLLWAVGACKGGDMALDKGGGVYAPEFPAYGAERWLNSPPLTMEELRGRVVVVDFWEYTCVNCVRTLPYVTEWHRRYADYGVVIVGVHTPEFSFGRDRANVARAVEESGIEYPVVLDSDYEIWRAYTNSYWPRKYIVSRDGKIIYNHVGEGGYAETEELLQKLVREEYPDAELPPVMAPARAADAPGALCYPRTPELYCGYGRGRYGNVEPVARDEARSYADEDEHVEGRLYLSGKWRLGEEQATFEGENNAPAENYLLLPYKANEINAVMAAPPGETARVYVYRDGEPLAESDAGADVAFDDGRAYVDVSVGKMYRLLDAEKYDAGELSLHPTRPGVSLYAFTFGSCVANP